The genomic interval TTGACGGAATCATCGCTTACTACTCGATCATCGACACGCCAAAAATCTATGTAGATAGAATCTTTCAGGAATTTTATCGAGTCCTGAAACCGGGTGGGCTTCTCCTGGTTACCGTCAAGGTGGGTTCGGGCGAAGGCTACCTTACGGAATTACTGGGATATGAGGTTGAAATCTATTTCAGCTGCTTTTCGCTGGATGAGATACGGAGCTATTATGATGAGAATCAATTTGATGTCCAGCTTCTGGAACAGAGGAGGCCCTACGATGTTGAGATCCCTGTGGATCGAATTTACGCGGTAGGGAAGAAAAGACCAGGACCATAGAAGAAAAATGGAGTCCGTTTCCTGACCTTCGTCTCTATTGCAAATCTCCCGGAATCGGGATTATGATAAGGATCCAGATTTAGAATTCCTATCAACCATCCAACCCCTAAACAATCCGGAGGAACGTATGAAAAAGATGGTGGCATTGTCATTCATCGTAACGGTCATGTTGTCATGTTTCACGCTTGTTTTTGCCCTGGAGGCCGATTTCAGAGGCAGCAAGGATCATCCACTGCTCTCAAGGATGCCCGATTTCTACATTTCAGACTATAAATCCTTCGACTTCGATACCTACCGATTCAACGATCAGGAGAAGAAATATGTCGTTGTCGAGGGACAGAAGATTTACATGGAGTACAAGCTGAACAAGGGAGCGGTGGAGCCCGGAGAGCTGAAGATCCGGAGGAATATTCAGGATGCCCTTAAAAAGATCGGCGGCAAAGTTGTCTTCGACGACAACTTCAACAAGTGTTCGACGATCGTGGTCCAGAAGGACGGAAATGAGATCTGGGTTGAGGTAAAAAGCTACAACAACATGTACCGGCTGACCACGGTGATCAAGAAATCCATGGACCAGGAAGTCGTGGCCGATGCCGAGGCGATGGGCAATGACATTAAGAC from Thermoanaerobaculia bacterium carries:
- a CDS encoding OmpA family protein; the protein is MKKMVALSFIVTVMLSCFTLVFALEADFRGSKDHPLLSRMPDFYISDYKSFDFDTYRFNDQEKKYVVVEGQKIYMEYKLNKGAVEPGELKIRRNIQDALKKIGGKVVFDDNFNKCSTIVVQKDGNEIWVEVKSYNNMYRLTTVIKKSMDQEVVADAEAMGNDIKTSGHVSIYGIYFDTGKSVIKPESDAAILEIAKLLKADTALKVYVVGHTDSDGTLDFNMKLSKDRAEAVARALVDTHGIGPDRLKAFGVASLAPVASNGTEEGKQKNRRVELVKQ